From Candidatus Neomarinimicrobiota bacterium, the proteins below share one genomic window:
- a CDS encoding Nif3-like dinuclear metal center hexameric protein: MKRHELDQFLRHLYQIETFDDYCYNGLQVEGAENIHKILLGVSFHSLLLEAAIREHADAIIVHHGIFGKDFFKIHEPFKKTLHTLLNKNISLFGIHLPMDAHPEIGNNAELARMIGASILEPFEVGFLVENTRNLSLQQIVNLYHKELDPDGENDATNHPSPLHYKSRGGIQYYDFGPDTPEKIGILSGGGSGYITDAQSLGADTYITGDIKEHLPAYLYDHGLNYINLGHYRSETTGVLALKRLIEKTFSVECVFRDIFNPI; the protein is encoded by the coding sequence ATGAAACGCCACGAACTTGATCAATTTCTACGTCATCTATACCAGATTGAAACCTTTGATGATTATTGTTATAATGGTTTGCAGGTGGAAGGAGCAGAAAATATTCACAAGATTCTTCTGGGAGTATCTTTTCACTCCCTTTTACTGGAAGCAGCGATTCGTGAACATGCCGATGCCATCATTGTCCATCATGGGATATTCGGAAAAGACTTTTTTAAAATTCATGAACCCTTTAAAAAGACACTTCATACTTTATTAAACAAAAATATTTCACTTTTCGGCATTCACCTGCCCATGGATGCCCATCCTGAGATTGGGAACAATGCCGAATTAGCCCGGATGATCGGAGCCAGTATACTGGAACCCTTTGAAGTAGGTTTTTTAGTGGAAAACACACGGAATCTGAGTCTGCAACAAATCGTCAACCTCTATCACAAGGAACTGGATCCAGATGGAGAAAATGATGCCACCAATCACCCTTCCCCCTTGCACTACAAAAGCCGAGGTGGCATCCAGTATTATGATTTTGGTCCTGATACACCCGAAAAAATCGGAATATTAAGCGGTGGTGGAAGCGGGTATATAACTGATGCACAATCACTTGGGGCCGACACTTATATTACCGGAGATATCAAGGAACACCTGCCGGCCTACCTGTATGACCATGGTTTAAACTATATCAATCTCGGCCATTACCGGTCCGAAACCACCGGAGTGCTGGCTCTGAAGCGACTGATTGAAAAAACATTTTCTGTGGAATGTGTTTTTCGAGATATATTTAATCCTATTTAA